Part of the Brassica oleracea var. oleracea cultivar TO1000 chromosome C8, BOL, whole genome shotgun sequence genome is shown below.
GGAACACCAAGCTTCTCTGCATTGTTGAACACTCTTATAGGCAAATTGTCCACCAAGAATCTGCACAGAGAGAAGAGTAACAACAACAAAAAGTCAAGATCTCTTTTGTAGTGTCATTGCATCTAGAAACAAAGTGTTGAAGTGAGAGATGGATGGAATCTTTACATGATGTGTTGTGGTCTCCAGACAATAGAGTAAGTGTGGAAGTTCTTGGTTGGGTCGAACCAGAGATAGAACTGTTGTTCTCTGTTGCCTTTCCCTTGAGCAAAGACATTGGTGTGAAGAACATAAGGCTTACCTGTCTCATTCCCTAGAAACTCGAAATCTATCTCATCATGCGTTGCTCCTTGTGACGACAACTGCAAATTTTATTAACATTTTAGAAAGAATTTATTCAAATTTTTGTAACAGTGTAAGTTTCGAGAACGTACGTAGTAAGTAGTGACGGTACCGGCTGAGTTACCGGCGACGAGTTTAAGCTGCATATCGATACGTCCGAATAGATACTCTTTCTTGGATTTGAACCCCGACCCGGAAACCCGGTCCAGAGACAGAGACAACATGTTTCCTCCGTTGAAGATTTTCCCCCTGTGGTCACCCCACGTGAGGTCGAACTCATTGAAGAAGTTGCCTGAGTAGGCTGAACCGAACATCATTACCAGCAGAACAGCCACCATGACGGTGGTGAAGCTCGAGCTTTGACCCATTTGGGTTTTGATAGTAGAAATGAAAGTTGAGGGGGTGTATTTAGTAAGATTTGAAAGTAAATAAGATGATGGGAGCTTTATGTTTTGGTGTGAGATGGTTTTTGAGAAGGGGGATATGAATATATATAGCTGGAGCCTGCAGAAGTCTCGGGAAGCTAAACTT
Proteins encoded:
- the LOC106307860 gene encoding xyloglucan endotransglucosylase/hydrolase protein 15, with the protein product MGQSSSFTTVMVAVLLVMMFGSAYSGNFFNEFDLTWGDHRGKIFNGGNMLSLSLDRVSGSGFKSKKEYLFGRIDMQLKLVAGNSAGTVTTYYLSSQGATHDEIDFEFLGNETGKPYVLHTNVFAQGKGNREQQFYLWFDPTKNFHTYSIVWRPQHIIFLVDNLPIRVFNNAEKLGVPFPKNQPMMIYSSLWNADDWATRGGLVKTDWSKAPFTAYYRGFNAAACTVSSGCDPKFKTSLSDSELQTANELNAYGRRRLRWVQKYFMIYNYCSDLKRFPRGFPPECRRSRV